One genomic window of Roseateles sp. DAIF2 includes the following:
- the cysK gene encoding cysteine synthase A has product MKADNILATIGNTPHIRINRLYGEQARVWIKSERSNPGGSIKDRIALAMVEDAEARGLLQPGATIIEPTSGNTGVGLAMVAAVKGYKLILVMPDSMSVERRRLMLAYGASFDLTPREKGMKGAIARAEELAAQTPLAWIPQQFDNPANVEVHVRTTAREILADFPDGLDALITGVGTGGHISGCARVLKAAWPALKVFAVEPSASPVISGGAPSPHPIQGIGAGFIPKNLDTALLDGVIQVEAEAAREYARRSAREEGLLVGISSGATLAAIAQKLPELGPQARVLGFNYDTGERYLSIEGFLPA; this is encoded by the coding sequence ATGAAAGCCGACAACATCCTCGCCACCATCGGCAACACGCCGCATATCCGCATCAACCGTCTGTATGGCGAACAGGCGCGGGTCTGGATCAAGTCCGAACGCAGCAACCCGGGCGGTTCGATCAAGGACCGCATCGCGCTGGCGATGGTCGAGGACGCCGAGGCGCGCGGCCTGCTGCAGCCCGGCGCCACCATCATCGAGCCCACCTCGGGCAATACCGGCGTTGGCCTGGCGATGGTGGCCGCGGTCAAGGGCTACAAGCTGATCCTGGTGATGCCCGACAGCATGTCGGTCGAGCGCCGCCGCCTGATGCTGGCCTATGGCGCCAGCTTCGACCTGACCCCGCGCGAGAAGGGCATGAAGGGCGCGATCGCCCGCGCCGAGGAACTGGCCGCCCAGACCCCGCTGGCCTGGATCCCGCAGCAGTTCGACAACCCGGCCAATGTGGAGGTGCATGTGCGCACCACCGCGCGCGAGATCCTGGCCGACTTCCCCGACGGCCTGGACGCGCTGATCACCGGCGTCGGCACCGGCGGCCATATCAGCGGCTGCGCGCGCGTGCTGAAGGCCGCCTGGCCGGCGCTGAAGGTGTTCGCGGTCGAGCCCAGCGCCTCGCCGGTGATCAGCGGCGGAGCGCCCAGCCCGCATCCGATCCAGGGCATCGGCGCCGGCTTCATCCCGAAGAACCTCGACACCGCGCTGCTGGACGGCGTGATCCAGGTCGAGGCCGAGGCCGCGCGCGAATACGCGCGCCGCAGCGCCCGCGAGGAAGGCCTGCTGGTCGGCATCTCCAGCGGCGCCACCCTGGCCGCGATCGCGCAGAAGCTGCCCGAGCTGGGGCCGCAGGCCCGCGTGCTGGGCTTCAACTACGACACCGGCGAGCGCTACCTCTCGATCGAAGGCTTCCTCCCCGCCTGA
- a CDS encoding FHA domain-containing protein, whose translation MEGSTAAVIEVLGRDGHVRTVHRIQDWPVSIGRSPACDLVLDDAHLAGAHARLELDEAGQPRLNLLESRNGGWLGRQRLAAGAAVALGAGAAFQLGATQLRLRRASDPLAPERPLLSAALAPRLPLLLAVLGLWLALLWGDQWSALNPGSAWVDYAGAVLVPLGLLLIWAAVWALVTQLFQHRFPFAIHLWRALLGVAALYLLSFALPLLAYAFSARWLLTLDGLLFPVGLALLLWWHSALVWPRARRALAWAFGGLLIGSMALLVAKRQEQQYWFGPPYLATLPPPALRLAGPKPPEALIESLRPLQDELARQADKDGESGGADEE comes from the coding sequence ATGGAAGGCAGCACGGCCGCAGTGATCGAGGTGCTGGGCCGCGACGGCCATGTGCGCACCGTGCATCGCATCCAGGACTGGCCCGTGTCGATCGGCCGCTCGCCGGCCTGCGATCTGGTGCTGGACGATGCCCATCTGGCCGGCGCCCATGCGCGGCTGGAGCTGGACGAGGCCGGCCAGCCGCGCCTGAACCTGCTGGAGAGCCGCAACGGCGGCTGGCTGGGGCGGCAGCGCCTGGCCGCCGGCGCGGCGGTGGCGCTGGGGGCCGGCGCGGCCTTCCAGCTCGGTGCCACCCAGCTGCGTCTGCGCCGCGCCAGCGACCCGCTGGCGCCGGAGCGGCCGCTGCTCAGCGCCGCGCTGGCGCCGCGCCTGCCGCTGCTGCTGGCGGTGCTGGGCCTGTGGCTGGCGCTGCTGTGGGGCGATCAATGGTCGGCGCTGAACCCCGGCTCGGCCTGGGTGGACTATGCCGGCGCGGTGCTGGTGCCGCTGGGCCTGCTGCTGATCTGGGCCGCGGTCTGGGCCCTGGTGACGCAGCTGTTCCAGCACCGCTTCCCCTTCGCGATCCATCTGTGGCGCGCGCTGCTGGGCGTGGCGGCGCTGTACCTGCTGTCCTTCGCGCTGCCGCTGCTGGCCTATGCCTTCTCGGCGCGCTGGCTGCTGACCCTCGATGGCCTGCTGTTCCCGGTCGGCCTGGCGCTGCTGCTGTGGTGGCATTCGGCCCTGGTCTGGCCGCGCGCGCGGCGCGCGCTGGCCTGGGCCTTCGGCGGCCTGCTGATCGGCTCGATGGCGCTGCTGGTGGCCAAGCGCCAGGAGCAGCAGTACTGGTTCGGCCCGCCCTATCTGGCGACCCTGCCGCCGCCGGCGCTGCGCCTGGCCGGCCCCAAGCCGCCCGAGGCGCTGATCGAATCGCTGCGCCCGCTGCAGGACGAGCTGGCGCGCCAGGCCGACAAGGACGGCGAGTCCGGCGGCGCGGACGAGGAGTAG
- a CDS encoding serine protease, which yields MLLLSLLAPVRAQQPPAAPAPPAAPASAAAAAQPVSATARRVYERARGQLLQIRTLLKNQDSQASVGSGFLVSEQGHVITNYHVISQVALEPESYRLRYATTEGRGGELELLDFDVRRDLALLRVVGDGLKGAGALQFRPLAQPLAKGDRIYSMGNPHDVAFAVVEGTYNGLVERSFDPLIYYSGSINSGMSGGPVVDEEGRVVGVNVSAMFFAQQMSFLVPAEFASALFQKSREAKPLAGPAWPRLREQLLAYQEALVTGFIAQPWRGAGNKRYRLPVPQEEFMRCWGRGTPADSKGLNFQRSQCRMDHAVFISGNLQTGYLEVSHEAYDGRQLGALRFAKQYSGSFRNENLGGSNKQRTAPHCREEFVQKDPKDGPPLRAVICLSAYRKLSGLHDLTVLVTTVDAAAEGALGRFDARGISFDNALKLSAHYLEGFGWKAARPQ from the coding sequence TTGCTGCTGCTGAGCCTGCTGGCGCCGGTGCGGGCCCAACAGCCGCCTGCGGCCCCCGCGCCACCGGCCGCCCCGGCCAGCGCCGCCGCGGCGGCCCAGCCGGTCTCGGCCACCGCGCGTCGCGTCTACGAGCGCGCGCGCGGCCAGCTGCTGCAGATCCGCACCCTGCTGAAGAACCAGGACAGCCAGGCCTCGGTCGGCTCGGGCTTCCTGGTCAGCGAGCAGGGCCATGTGATCACCAACTACCACGTGATCAGCCAGGTCGCGCTGGAGCCCGAGAGCTACCGCCTGCGCTATGCCACCACCGAGGGCCGCGGCGGCGAGCTGGAGCTGCTCGACTTCGACGTGCGCCGCGACCTGGCGCTGCTGCGCGTGGTCGGCGACGGGCTGAAGGGTGCCGGCGCGCTGCAGTTCCGCCCGCTGGCGCAGCCGCTGGCCAAGGGCGACCGCATCTACTCGATGGGCAACCCGCACGACGTCGCCTTCGCGGTGGTCGAGGGTACCTACAACGGCCTGGTCGAGCGCAGCTTCGACCCGCTGATCTACTACTCCGGCAGCATCAACTCCGGCATGAGCGGCGGGCCGGTGGTGGACGAGGAGGGCCGGGTCGTCGGCGTCAATGTCTCGGCGATGTTCTTCGCCCAGCAGATGAGCTTCCTGGTGCCGGCCGAGTTCGCCAGCGCGTTGTTCCAGAAGAGTCGCGAGGCCAAACCACTGGCCGGCCCGGCCTGGCCGCGTCTGCGCGAGCAGCTGCTGGCCTACCAGGAGGCGTTGGTCACCGGTTTCATCGCCCAGCCCTGGCGCGGCGCCGGCAACAAGCGCTACCGCCTGCCGGTGCCGCAGGAGGAGTTCATGCGCTGCTGGGGCCGCGGCACGCCGGCCGACAGCAAGGGCCTGAACTTCCAGCGCTCGCAATGCCGCATGGACCATGCGGTGTTCATCAGCGGCAATCTGCAGACCGGCTATCTGGAGGTCTCGCACGAGGCCTACGACGGCCGCCAGCTCGGCGCGCTGCGCTTCGCCAAGCAGTATTCGGGGAGCTTCCGCAACGAGAACCTGGGCGGCTCCAACAAGCAGCGCACCGCGCCGCATTGCCGCGAGGAGTTCGTGCAGAAGGATCCGAAGGACGGGCCGCCGCTGCGCGCGGTGATCTGCCTCTCGGCCTACCGCAAGCTCAGCGGCCTGCATGACCTGACCGTGCTGGTGACGACGGTGGACGCCGCCGCCGAGGGCGCGCTGGGCCGCTTCGATGCCCGCGGCATCAGCTTCGACAACGCGCTCAAGCTGAGCGCCCATTACCTGGAGGGCTTCGGATGGAAGGCAGCACGGCCGCAGTGA
- a CDS encoding methyl-accepting chemotaxis protein — MNLRHLRVKTKLMLSFALLAAVVLLVSGLALRSLSRSNERFADYLDGVGLRERLAVDVRGAATRRAIAARNLVLVAQPAEREAERLLVTQAHQDVQAAIARLKESLAKADDLGERDNKLVAEIERIEGLYGPVALDIVGMALAGRRDEAVAKMNAECRPLLAALLKATGEFIGYEQQQAGERVKLAAVDYAGDRGLMVAASVAAVLAAVAMGWLLSNAVTRPLNRAVRLAEAVAAGDLRSQIEVDRGDETGQLLAALKQMNESLIGMVGRVRSSADGIATASQEIANGNQDLSSRTERQASALQQTAASMQQMTSTVQHAADNSRQASQLAESAAAVAGRGGEVVARVVSTMGEISAASRKIADIIGVIDGIAFQTNILALNAAVEAARAGEQGRGFAVVAGEVRTLAQRSAQAAREIKSLILDSSSKVEAGSQLVGEAGSTMDDILAQVQRMTGLMAEINASAVEQSSGIGQVNQAVASIDQGTQQNAALVEESAAAAESLRRQAADLQLVIATFKLREGLQAA, encoded by the coding sequence ATGAACCTGCGTCATCTGCGCGTGAAAACCAAGCTGATGTTGTCGTTTGCCCTGCTGGCGGCCGTGGTGCTGCTGGTGTCGGGGCTGGCGCTGCGTTCGCTGTCACGCTCCAACGAGCGTTTCGCCGACTACCTGGACGGGGTGGGCCTGCGCGAACGCCTGGCCGTCGATGTGCGCGGCGCCGCGACCCGGCGCGCGATCGCGGCGCGCAATCTGGTGCTGGTCGCCCAGCCGGCCGAGCGCGAGGCCGAACGGCTGCTGGTCACGCAGGCGCACCAGGATGTGCAGGCGGCGATCGCCCGGCTCAAGGAATCGCTGGCCAAGGCCGACGACCTGGGCGAGCGCGACAACAAGCTGGTGGCCGAGATCGAGCGCATCGAGGGCCTGTACGGCCCGGTGGCGCTGGACATCGTCGGCATGGCCCTGGCCGGGCGGCGCGACGAGGCGGTGGCCAAGATGAATGCCGAATGCCGCCCGCTGCTGGCCGCGCTGCTGAAGGCGACCGGCGAGTTCATCGGCTACGAGCAGCAGCAGGCCGGCGAGCGGGTCAAGCTGGCCGCGGTCGACTATGCCGGCGACCGCGGCCTGATGGTGGCCGCCAGCGTGGCGGCGGTGCTGGCCGCGGTGGCGATGGGCTGGCTGCTCAGCAACGCGGTGACGCGGCCGCTGAACCGCGCGGTGCGCCTGGCCGAGGCGGTGGCGGCCGGCGACCTGCGCTCGCAGATCGAGGTCGACCGCGGCGACGAAACCGGCCAGCTGCTGGCGGCGCTGAAGCAGATGAACGAGAGCCTGATCGGCATGGTCGGGCGGGTGCGCAGCTCGGCCGACGGCATCGCGACCGCCTCGCAGGAGATCGCCAACGGCAACCAGGACCTGTCCAGCCGCACCGAGCGCCAGGCCAGCGCGCTGCAACAGACGGCTGCCTCGATGCAGCAGATGACCAGCACGGTGCAGCATGCGGCCGACAACTCGCGCCAGGCCAGCCAGCTGGCCGAATCGGCCGCGGCGGTGGCCGGGCGCGGCGGCGAGGTGGTGGCGCGGGTGGTCAGCACGATGGGCGAGATCAGCGCGGCCAGCCGCAAGATCGCCGACATCATCGGCGTGATCGACGGCATCGCCTTCCAGACCAATATCCTGGCGCTGAATGCCGCGGTGGAGGCCGCACGCGCCGGCGAGCAGGGGCGCGGCTTCGCGGTGGTGGCCGGCGAGGTGCGGACCCTGGCACAGCGCAGCGCGCAGGCGGCGCGCGAGATCAAGAGCCTGATCCTGGACAGCAGCAGCAAGGTCGAGGCCGGCAGCCAGCTGGTTGGCGAGGCGGGCAGCACGATGGACGACATCCTGGCCCAGGTGCAGCGCATGACCGGGCTGATGGCGGAGATCAACGCCTCGGCGGTCGAGCAGAGCAGCGGCATCGGCCAGGTGAACCAGGCCGTGGCGTCGATCGACCAGGGCACGCAGCAGAACGCCGCGCTGGTGGAGGAGAGCGCCGCCGCGGCCGAGAGCCTGCGCCGCCAGGCGGCCGACCTGCAACTGGTGATCGCGACCTTCAAGCTGCGCGAGGGCTTGCAGGCCGCCTGA
- a CDS encoding LysR family transcriptional regulator, whose product MSSTRDLQLDWLRAFVAVVDAGSLSAAAPLLHRSQSAVSNQLQKLEDALGRPVLLRGPRHLSLTAAGLELLAYARRMLELQGEALQALRGPRLSGRVRLGVPDDYAASYLTPVLRNFASRHAGVEIELFCEQSTALIPRIGRGELDLALVSRDKASRGTLLFHEPLVWVGAPPYEAWRRDPLPVAVYEAGSQARHGTLAALTKARRAYRVVYNSSSLAGQLAAVESGLAVAVLTRCCVPPGLQVLGEKQGLPPLPEMAVALLRSTASRRDAAVEALHELALRTLAPRA is encoded by the coding sequence ATGTCGTCCACCCGCGACCTGCAGCTCGACTGGCTGCGCGCCTTCGTCGCCGTCGTCGATGCCGGCAGCCTGTCGGCCGCCGCGCCGCTGCTGCACCGCTCGCAGTCGGCCGTCAGCAACCAGCTGCAGAAGCTGGAGGACGCGCTGGGCCGGCCGGTGCTGCTGCGCGGGCCGCGGCACCTGTCGCTGACCGCGGCCGGGCTGGAGCTGCTGGCCTATGCGCGGCGCATGCTGGAACTGCAGGGCGAGGCGCTGCAGGCGCTGCGCGGGCCGCGCCTGAGCGGCCGGGTGCGGCTGGGCGTGCCGGACGACTATGCGGCCAGCTACCTGACCCCGGTGCTGAGGAACTTCGCCAGCCGCCATGCCGGCGTCGAGATCGAGCTGTTCTGCGAGCAGTCGACCGCGCTGATCCCGCGCATCGGCCGCGGCGAGCTGGACCTGGCCCTGGTCTCGCGTGACAAGGCCTCGCGCGGCACCCTGCTGTTCCACGAGCCGCTGGTCTGGGTCGGCGCGCCGCCCTACGAGGCCTGGCGGCGCGACCCGCTGCCGGTGGCCGTCTACGAGGCCGGCAGCCAGGCGCGCCACGGCACCCTGGCGGCGCTGACGAAGGCGCGGCGCGCCTACCGCGTGGTCTACAACAGCTCCAGCCTGGCGGGCCAGCTGGCCGCGGTCGAGAGCGGGCTGGCGGTGGCGGTGCTGACGCGCTGCTGCGTGCCGCCGGGCCTGCAGGTGCTGGGCGAGAAGCAGGGCCTGCCGCCGCTGCCCGAGATGGCGGTGGCCCTGTTGCGCAGCACGGCCTCGCGCCGCGATGCGGCGGTCGAGGCCCTGCACGAGCTGGCGCTGCGCACCCTGGCGCCGCGCGCCTGA
- a CDS encoding DMT family transporter yields MNEALQHREQQGRGLMVGGGLLLATLGVFLEEAGQAPLTAVWFRCAFGALALLAWGWARGRLGELRLAPRALAAALAAGVLMILNWSLFFAAIERCSIGVATVVFHVQPLWVIGLAALLLGEPLSRRQLAAALLALAGLALASGLLSGAGPGGAELDHSYLIGLLLCLGGSLSYAGVTLIAKAVPGLNSFALAWWQCLAGVLLLAWWPLANGWPPFGVAWAWLAGLGVLHTGLAYVLLYAGMARLPAGQVALLQFVYPGAAVLVDWGVYGRALDGPQLAGVALMGAALLALRRPARG; encoded by the coding sequence ATGAATGAAGCCTTGCAGCATCGGGAACAGCAGGGGCGCGGCCTGATGGTGGGCGGCGGCCTGCTGCTGGCGACCCTGGGCGTGTTCCTGGAGGAGGCCGGCCAGGCGCCGCTGACCGCGGTCTGGTTCCGCTGCGCCTTCGGTGCGCTGGCGCTGCTGGCCTGGGGCTGGGCGCGCGGCCGGCTGGGCGAACTGCGCCTGGCGCCGCGCGCGCTGGCCGCGGCGTTGGCGGCGGGCGTGCTGATGATCCTGAACTGGAGCTTGTTCTTCGCCGCGATCGAGCGTTGCTCGATCGGCGTCGCCACCGTGGTGTTCCATGTGCAGCCGCTGTGGGTGATCGGCCTGGCGGCCCTGCTGCTGGGCGAACCGCTGTCGCGGCGTCAGCTGGCGGCGGCACTGCTGGCGCTGGCCGGGCTGGCGCTGGCCTCGGGCCTGCTGTCCGGCGCCGGGCCGGGCGGCGCGGAGCTGGATCACAGCTACCTGATCGGCCTGCTGCTGTGCCTGGGCGGTTCGCTCAGCTATGCCGGCGTCACCTTGATCGCGAAGGCGGTGCCGGGGCTGAACTCCTTCGCGCTGGCCTGGTGGCAATGCCTGGCGGGCGTGCTGCTGCTGGCCTGGTGGCCGCTGGCGAATGGCTGGCCGCCCTTCGGTGTGGCCTGGGCCTGGCTGGCGGGACTGGGCGTGCTGCACACCGGCCTGGCCTATGTGCTGCTGTATGCCGGCATGGCGCGGCTGCCGGCGGGGCAGGTGGCGCTGCTGCAGTTCGTCTACCCGGGCGCCGCGGTGCTGGTCGACTGGGGCGTCTACGGCCGCGCGCTGGACGGCCCGCAGCTGGCGGGCGTGGCGCTGATGGGGGCGGCGCTGCTGGCGCTGCGCCGCCCGGCCAGAGGCTGA